One window from the genome of Spirosoma rhododendri encodes:
- a CDS encoding SDR family oxidoreductase, with amino-acid sequence MNTFANQVVWITGASSGIGEAVAVALAQAGAKLVLSARRIDELQRVAARTGLSDSDLLILPMDVTQTDGLSTLVDQVKVRFGRIDCLFLNAGITQRSTVADASLADYHRLMDVNFFGVVALTKAVLPVMLAQGSGHFVVTSSVAGKLGTKQRSGYCASKHALHGFFDALRAETAEAGLFVTIICPGYIDTPISLHALGAGGQLHGKLDANQQKGMNPAEFARQWMRAVLRRKEEVYIGGLETYGIYLKRFLPGVLSRIIRNRPGE; translated from the coding sequence ATGAATACGTTCGCGAATCAGGTTGTCTGGATTACCGGCGCGTCGTCGGGTATTGGCGAGGCCGTCGCCGTGGCGCTGGCACAGGCGGGTGCCAAACTCGTGCTGTCGGCCCGGCGCATCGACGAGCTTCAGCGTGTCGCGGCCCGCACTGGTTTGTCGGACAGCGATCTGCTCATACTGCCGATGGATGTCACGCAGACAGATGGGCTGTCCACGCTGGTTGATCAGGTAAAGGTCAGGTTCGGGCGAATCGATTGTCTGTTTCTCAACGCGGGCATCACCCAGCGCAGCACCGTCGCCGACGCCAGTTTGGCTGATTACCACCGGCTGATGGACGTTAATTTCTTCGGTGTTGTGGCTCTAACGAAAGCTGTTCTGCCCGTTATGCTGGCGCAGGGCAGCGGGCATTTCGTCGTAACGAGCAGTGTCGCGGGGAAGTTGGGTACTAAACAACGGTCGGGCTACTGCGCCAGTAAGCACGCCCTGCATGGCTTTTTCGACGCCCTCCGGGCCGAAACCGCCGAAGCCGGCCTGTTCGTCACGATCATATGCCCCGGCTACATCGACACACCCATTTCCCTTCACGCGCTGGGCGCAGGTGGTCAGCTACACGGCAAACTCGACGCCAATCAGCAGAAAGGCATGAACCCGGCCGAGTTTGCCCGGCAGTGGATGCGGGCCGTGCTGCGCCGAAAGGAAGAAGTGTATATCGGTGGCCTGGAAACGTACGGCATATACCTCAAGCGGTTCCTGCCGGGCGTTCTGTCGCGCATTATCCGCAACCGGCCGGGGGAGTGA
- a CDS encoding DUF2851 family protein: MTESFLYFLWQFRYFTTTQIVTTDGEPIQVMTPGFRNNNAGPDFTNARLLINEVEWAGTVEMHLKTSDWLAHRHQHDRAYDNVILHVVWQDDRPTSGRRVDRADGTPMPTLELAPITSPDLVDRYALLTDEKTSIACAGQFRSVQPLRLTAMLDKVMLQRLERKARGVEAIAEQTNNDWEEVAYRLLAMNMGFKTNADPMAQLSRSIPLRALLKHRDSITQAEAMLFGTAGLLTDAPTDDYVLMLQREYRFLSAKYQLTDSELPAHAWKWGRMRPASFPTLRLAQFARLVTSQASLFSLFVGTTDVEQLLRTLQQRPSEYWQSRYRFGPSAERVSASLGETSAVNIVINTVVPLLAAYAHHRGQPAYIDRAIALLEQLPAEQNHLTEQWDELGLGIRTAFDSQAAIELYNEYCTQKKCLDCQVGAGLVRG, from the coding sequence GTGACCGAGTCGTTCCTTTATTTTTTGTGGCAGTTCCGTTATTTCACCACAACACAGATTGTTACCACCGACGGTGAACCGATACAGGTGATGACGCCCGGCTTTCGGAACAACAACGCTGGGCCGGACTTTACCAACGCCCGGCTATTGATTAATGAGGTCGAGTGGGCCGGTACGGTGGAGATGCATCTGAAAACCAGCGACTGGCTGGCGCATCGCCATCAGCACGACCGCGCTTACGACAACGTAATTCTCCACGTGGTCTGGCAGGACGACCGACCTACCTCCGGCCGCCGTGTCGACCGGGCCGATGGTACGCCCATGCCGACGCTGGAACTTGCCCCCATCACCAGCCCCGACCTTGTCGACCGCTACGCGTTACTGACCGACGAGAAAACGTCCATTGCCTGCGCGGGGCAGTTCCGATCGGTGCAGCCGCTTCGCCTGACGGCCATGCTCGACAAGGTCATGTTGCAACGGCTCGAACGCAAGGCGCGGGGCGTTGAGGCAATCGCGGAACAGACAAACAACGACTGGGAGGAAGTCGCGTACCGCCTGCTGGCGATGAACATGGGGTTCAAAACTAACGCCGACCCAATGGCGCAGCTAAGCCGTTCGATACCGCTGCGGGCACTGCTCAAACACCGCGATTCGATCACGCAGGCCGAAGCGATGCTGTTTGGTACGGCGGGCCTGCTCACCGACGCGCCCACCGACGACTACGTACTGATGCTGCAACGAGAATACCGGTTCCTGTCGGCCAAATACCAGCTAACGGACAGTGAACTGCCCGCCCACGCGTGGAAATGGGGTCGGATGCGCCCGGCCAGTTTTCCCACGCTTCGACTGGCGCAGTTTGCCCGGCTCGTGACCAGTCAGGCCAGTTTATTCTCGCTTTTTGTCGGCACGACCGATGTTGAGCAACTACTTCGCACGTTACAGCAACGCCCGTCGGAGTACTGGCAATCGCGGTATCGGTTTGGGCCGTCGGCGGAGCGGGTGAGCGCGTCGCTGGGCGAAACGTCGGCGGTGAACATCGTCATCAATACGGTGGTGCCGTTGCTGGCGGCTTACGCGCACCACCGGGGGCAACCGGCTTACATCGACCGGGCTATCGCGCTGCTCGAACAGCTACCCGCCGAGCAAAATCACCTCACTGAACAGTGGGACGAGCTGGGGCTGGGCATCCGCACGGCTTTCGATTCGCAGGCGGCCATCGAACTCTACAATGAGTACTGCACCCAAAAAAAATGCCTCGACTGTCAGGTCGGGGCAGGGTTGGTACGCGGGTGA
- a CDS encoding Gfo/Idh/MocA family protein: protein MEDRRSFIKKSAAGLSLAGLGMSFSASSYARILGSNDRVRVGIIGFSDRFRQSLAPAFMANAKDTNFAFVGVSDIWSRRRDEAEQYLKGKQWNDSAFFKARNNDELLDRKDVDAVIISTADFQHALHCVDAVEAGRDVYVEKPFAESLEDARKAVKAVEKSKKIVQVGSQRRSAPNYHEANDFIRSGKFGDISMVEMTWNVNQPGRWRRPKLVSEIRKEDTDWDRYQLNRPKAAWDPRKYLEYRLFYPYSSGIPGQWMSHQIDTVHWFSGLEHPRSVVANGGVYVWKDGRVNADTFTAVFDYGPDNDKSKGFQVLYSSRMHNEAGGTKEYYYSNGGMINLDTNKVSPEGGLTERFAKEMDMKPNLLPTMSLGEAAKVETSANTGGDPMTTLHMRNWMDCVRSRKEPNAPARAGFNHSVANIMATTALHTGKRVTWDSTKQDMIVT, encoded by the coding sequence ATGGAAGATCGTCGCAGTTTTATAAAGAAATCAGCCGCTGGCCTGAGTCTGGCGGGGCTGGGCATGAGTTTTTCGGCCAGCAGCTACGCCCGTATCCTGGGGTCGAACGACCGGGTTCGGGTGGGCATCATCGGCTTTTCCGACCGGTTCCGGCAGTCGCTGGCTCCGGCGTTCATGGCCAACGCCAAAGACACCAACTTCGCCTTCGTGGGCGTGTCGGACATTTGGAGCCGCCGTCGCGACGAAGCAGAGCAGTATCTGAAAGGCAAACAGTGGAACGACAGCGCGTTCTTCAAAGCCCGCAATAACGACGAACTCCTCGACCGTAAAGATGTCGACGCCGTCATTATCAGCACCGCCGATTTTCAGCACGCGCTGCACTGCGTTGATGCGGTCGAAGCCGGACGCGATGTGTACGTGGAAAAGCCGTTTGCCGAATCGCTCGAAGATGCCCGCAAGGCAGTGAAAGCGGTCGAGAAATCGAAGAAAATCGTGCAGGTCGGATCACAGCGTCGGTCGGCCCCCAACTACCACGAAGCCAACGATTTTATCCGGTCGGGGAAGTTCGGCGATATTTCGATGGTCGAGATGACGTGGAACGTCAACCAGCCCGGCCGGTGGCGTCGGCCCAAGCTGGTCAGCGAAATTCGGAAGGAAGATACCGACTGGGACCGCTACCAGCTCAACCGGCCCAAAGCCGCCTGGGACCCGCGCAAATACCTCGAATACCGGTTGTTCTACCCCTACTCGTCGGGTATTCCGGGGCAGTGGATGTCGCACCAGATCGACACGGTTCACTGGTTCAGCGGGCTGGAACACCCCCGGTCGGTGGTTGCCAATGGCGGGGTGTACGTCTGGAAAGACGGCCGCGTGAACGCCGATACGTTTACGGCGGTGTTCGATTACGGCCCGGATAATGACAAGTCGAAAGGCTTCCAGGTACTGTATTCGTCGCGGATGCACAACGAAGCGGGCGGCACGAAAGAATACTACTACTCGAACGGCGGCATGATTAACCTCGACACGAACAAAGTGTCGCCGGAGGGTGGTCTGACCGAGCGTTTCGCGAAAGAAATGGACATGAAGCCGAACCTGCTGCCGACGATGTCGCTGGGCGAAGCGGCCAAAGTCGAAACATCGGCCAACACCGGTGGCGACCCGATGACGACGCTGCACATGCGCAACTGGATGGACTGCGTACGGAGCCGCAAGGAGCCCAACGCCCCCGCCCGCGCCGGTTTCAATCACTCGGTTGCCAACATCATGGCCACGACGGCCCTGCACACCGGCAAGCGCGTCACCTGGGATTCGACCAAACAGGACATGATCGTTACGTAG
- a CDS encoding 3-keto-disaccharide hydrolase, translating into MKSLLSIALLAGVLAFTAPVEPNTLTPTEKKDGWKLLFDGKTTNGWRGAYAKTFPQKGWAVENGMLTIQKSDGSESQSFGDIVTDAEYSDFDLMFDFKLTDGANSGVKYFVVENYPKPAGSAFGLEFQVLDDDKHPDAKKGRDGNRTVGSLYDLIPAQSKQANPIGEWNTGRVVSKGKHVDHYLNGKKVVSYDRGSDEFRKLVSMSKYSAPDYNANGRFGEAPKGHILLQDHGDRVYYRNIKIKTL; encoded by the coding sequence ATGAAATCTCTCCTTTCCATTGCCCTGCTGGCGGGTGTGCTGGCATTTACTGCGCCGGTTGAACCCAATACGCTAACACCTACCGAGAAAAAAGACGGCTGGAAGCTGCTCTTCGACGGCAAAACCACCAACGGCTGGCGCGGTGCTTATGCCAAAACGTTCCCGCAAAAAGGTTGGGCGGTCGAAAACGGGATGCTGACCATTCAGAAATCCGACGGCTCCGAATCGCAGAGCTTTGGCGACATTGTGACCGACGCCGAATACAGCGACTTCGACCTGATGTTCGATTTCAAACTGACCGACGGGGCCAACAGTGGCGTTAAATATTTCGTAGTCGAGAATTATCCCAAACCTGCCGGGTCGGCGTTTGGGCTGGAGTTTCAGGTACTCGACGACGACAAGCATCCCGACGCAAAGAAGGGCCGCGATGGCAACCGGACTGTCGGCTCGCTCTATGATCTGATTCCGGCCCAGAGCAAACAGGCCAACCCCATTGGTGAGTGGAACACGGGCCGGGTGGTGTCGAAGGGCAAGCACGTCGATCATTACCTCAACGGCAAAAAGGTCGTTTCCTACGACCGGGGCAGCGATGAATTCCGTAAGCTGGTGTCGATGAGCAAGTACAGCGCGCCCGACTACAACGCCAACGGCCGGTTTGGCGAAGCACCCAAAGGCCACATCCTGCTACAGGACCATGGCGACCGGGTTTATTACCGAAATATAAAAATCAAAACCCTGTAG
- a CDS encoding sugar phosphate isomerase/epimerase family protein, with protein MHETVNRRQFLQSAGLSALALTAGADILAGSFRNNASLSGLKIAYSAITWGGNDAKAIDDLSALGFHGVQLRANTFGPYKAKPSELKALLDQHNLKLAMFSSGNVEIDPAKEQSTIDMHVAHASFVKALGGSAIQLTNSARPKDRLPTPDELKRLAAVMNEIGKQTAAMGIQAAYHNHMHQLGETPEEVDTIVQAMNPKYVKLLLDIAHYKQGGGEPEKAVKQYKDMLYALHLKDTMSPNPDKPDDKAAYKFVELGRGNVDVPAVMKALSDINFKGWGIVELDGVPEPNKTPEQAAEINKEYLTKTLKLKL; from the coding sequence ATGCATGAGACTGTAAACAGACGACAGTTTCTACAATCGGCCGGTCTGTCGGCTCTGGCACTCACCGCCGGGGCCGATATACTGGCCGGTTCGTTTAGAAACAATGCCAGCCTGTCGGGGCTGAAGATCGCGTATTCGGCCATCACCTGGGGCGGCAACGATGCCAAAGCCATCGACGACCTGTCGGCGCTGGGCTTCCACGGGGTTCAGCTGCGCGCCAACACGTTCGGTCCGTACAAAGCGAAGCCATCGGAACTGAAGGCGCTACTCGATCAGCATAATTTGAAACTCGCCATGTTTTCGAGCGGCAACGTCGAAATCGACCCGGCGAAGGAACAGAGTACAATCGATATGCACGTGGCCCACGCCAGTTTCGTGAAAGCCCTCGGCGGATCGGCCATTCAACTGACCAATTCGGCCCGGCCCAAAGATCGACTCCCCACACCGGATGAGCTGAAACGGCTGGCTGCGGTGATGAACGAAATTGGCAAACAAACGGCTGCAATGGGCATTCAGGCGGCCTACCACAACCACATGCACCAACTCGGTGAAACGCCGGAAGAGGTCGATACGATTGTGCAGGCGATGAATCCGAAGTACGTAAAACTGCTGCTCGACATTGCGCACTACAAGCAGGGCGGTGGCGAACCGGAAAAGGCCGTTAAGCAGTACAAAGACATGCTGTATGCGCTACATTTGAAGGATACAATGTCGCCCAACCCCGACAAGCCCGACGATAAAGCGGCCTATAAATTCGTTGAATTGGGGCGGGGTAACGTCGACGTTCCGGCGGTGATGAAAGCCCTGAGCGACATCAATTTCAAGGGCTGGGGCATCGTTGAACTCGACGGTGTTCCCGAACCCAACAAGACACCCGAACAGGCCGCCGAAATCAACAAGGAATACCTCACAAAAACGCTGAAGCTAAAACTGTGA
- a CDS encoding RagB/SusD family nutrient uptake outer membrane protein, producing MKSTFFTNSLRALGLTALLLTGQSCKDILDEKIISSIGNDYINTPKGFEDAVRAAYVPLRSFYGTQQGLTMTEFGTDIYGTGSDGSYKGFHFYDSQLNSSVDILQGVWDELYRGINTCNAVIERAPTASVSDAVKKLRVAEAKFLRAHYYFILTQQWGGVDLRLTETLAPTKKVTRSTEADMYKAIVSDLESAVPDLDPKIRATEYGRVTKAAAEHLLARVYLTKATSSAKASDDYAKAATYAQSVIANYGFRLLSDFASVFVQGAGEINDEVIFAVQYTSDPLTNASTAPLANTGGNTGGNTLHLFFGMQYDVQAGMVRDINYGRPFRRLRPTTYLLETVFKDRTNDSRYRKTYQNTWLSNSPGTYNTSFDKSKDKVTYKLGDTAIFIPGYEMPLAERAKKPYQVLVPSAYSQVLFPPLQKFFDPLRPDRTYESGSRDYLAFRLAETYLILAEAQLKQGKTSDAVTAINMVRRRAAFSGKESAMEITAAQMDMNMIYEERARELAGEQTRWFDLKRWGNLVERVKAYNPDGATNVKDIHNLRPVPQAQIDRAEKNADGTSGFTQNPGF from the coding sequence ATGAAATCGACTTTTTTCACCAACAGCCTTCGGGCACTGGGGCTGACGGCCCTGCTGCTGACAGGCCAGTCGTGCAAGGATATTCTGGACGAAAAAATTATCTCCAGCATCGGCAACGACTATATCAATACGCCCAAAGGCTTTGAGGATGCAGTCCGGGCGGCCTACGTTCCGCTCCGCAGTTTCTACGGTACTCAGCAGGGCCTGACGATGACCGAATTTGGCACCGACATTTACGGAACCGGGTCCGACGGGAGTTACAAGGGCTTTCACTTCTACGACAGTCAGTTGAACAGCTCCGTCGACATTCTGCAAGGGGTCTGGGATGAGCTGTACCGGGGTATCAACACCTGCAACGCAGTTATCGAGCGGGCACCAACCGCCAGTGTTTCCGATGCGGTGAAGAAATTGCGGGTGGCTGAAGCAAAGTTCCTGCGCGCGCACTACTACTTTATCCTTACTCAGCAGTGGGGCGGAGTAGACCTGCGGCTGACGGAAACGCTGGCACCCACGAAAAAAGTTACCCGGTCTACGGAAGCCGATATGTACAAAGCGATTGTATCTGATCTGGAATCGGCAGTGCCTGATCTGGACCCCAAAATCAGAGCGACGGAGTACGGGCGGGTTACGAAAGCTGCGGCCGAACACCTGCTGGCCCGTGTGTATCTGACCAAAGCCACGTCGTCGGCGAAAGCCTCCGACGACTACGCCAAAGCCGCCACCTACGCGCAGAGCGTAATTGCCAACTACGGGTTCAGGCTCCTGTCCGATTTTGCCAGCGTATTCGTTCAGGGCGCGGGCGAAATCAACGATGAGGTCATCTTCGCCGTTCAGTACACCTCCGATCCGCTGACCAATGCCTCGACGGCTCCGTTGGCCAACACGGGCGGTAATACGGGTGGCAACACGCTGCACCTGTTTTTCGGTATGCAATACGACGTGCAGGCCGGTATGGTCCGGGACATCAACTACGGTCGTCCGTTCCGGCGGCTGCGCCCAACGACGTATCTGCTGGAGACGGTTTTCAAGGACCGCACCAACGACTCACGCTACAGGAAAACCTACCAGAACACCTGGCTCTCCAACTCCCCCGGCACCTACAATACCAGTTTCGATAAGTCGAAAGACAAAGTCACCTACAAACTGGGTGATACCGCCATTTTCATCCCCGGCTACGAAATGCCGCTGGCCGAGCGGGCGAAAAAACCGTATCAGGTGCTGGTGCCGAGTGCCTACAGTCAGGTACTGTTTCCACCGCTGCAAAAATTCTTCGACCCGCTCCGGCCCGACAGAACCTACGAGTCGGGTAGCCGCGACTATCTGGCTTTCCGCCTGGCCGAAACATACCTGATTCTGGCCGAAGCGCAGTTGAAGCAGGGCAAAACGTCGGACGCCGTAACGGCCATCAACATGGTACGCCGTCGGGCTGCTTTTTCGGGAAAAGAGTCGGCAATGGAAATCACGGCCGCGCAGATGGACATGAACATGATCTACGAAGAGCGGGCCCGCGAACTGGCTGGCGAACAAACGCGCTGGTTCGATCTGAAGCGTTGGGGTAACCTGGTGGAGCGGGTGAAAGCCTACAATCCCGATGGTGCCACCAACGTGAAAGACATACACAACCTGCGTCCGGTTCCGCAGGCCCAGATCGATCGCGCGGAAAAGAACGCCGACGGCACGTCTGGCTTCACCCAGAATCCAGGATTCTAA
- a CDS encoding SusC/RagA family TonB-linked outer membrane protein, with translation MLGLSALTLLTVPAFSAPSTPRLTIDNPKQERTVTGRVLSADDNNALPGVTVAVKGTTRGTTTDANGIYRIAIPNEQAILVFSSVGFRAEEIAVGNKSTVDIRLSSDDKSLNEVVVIGYGTQKKSQTTGAISSVSSKQITELPIANIGQAIQGRVAGVDVAQSGSRPGSTPTIRVRGRRSFNAGNNPLYVVDGIPLAGDRNELLSGRPLILGTTMDFVSSGYEDFNPNDVASLEILKDATATAIYGARGANGVVLVTTKRGNTNNKTTISYDNYVGVTDALDKINLFNGPEFTEFVREAYRTTGAYTNAAGQVVPTGQSDPVADAKISVLGGDPNVAAGIAAGRSSDYQSLILRQGFQQNHSLGVQGGNEKTQFYISAGYFKDKGIMPGLDYTRYSLRANVDHQINRIFRVGLSSYLMYSLQNGATLNPYTFTIQQNPLGRPYDDNGNLIFSPTNDALLTNPLAEVVPGAQIDERKKYRIFNSVYAEATILEGLKYRVNFGPDFSLRRDGRFIGAQTNARKGGDPQAASTSQFGFNYTLENILTYNKTFGNHNLGITALQSIQRDNFEYNIVQVQGVPAESQSFYNEGAASSVLGVGSNLIQWTINSYMGRVNYDYKDKYLVTATLRRDGSSRFGENTKYGNFPGIALGWNLSSEEFLKSSTWVDLLKLRVSRGSVGNQGVAPYQTQGLLTRSVYAWGNNSAYGYRPNTIGNADLRWETSTSTNVGVDFSFWRGRVAGSLEVYQTNTTNLLLSDQLPTSTGFNAVTRNVGETRNRGVEITVSTVNIDSKSGFKWTTDLQFTKNNEAILSLYNGAVDDIGNRWFIGKPLTSYYDFKKIGIWQTNEADAAKAFGNFLPGQVKLADIDGNGTFSVTNDRTYIGSDIPTFSAGITNRFSYKGFDLNFFVYARIGQTILSGFHQNNNALAGRYEQIKVDYWTPNNPTNEFPRPNANQEFPLYNTALIYFDGSFVKVRNINFGYTFPSTFAQKLRLQSLRLFTSIQQPFIFSTYRSKYNGVDPESSNGTVDNGIVPATRITTFGLNVRF, from the coding sequence ATGCTGGGGCTGTCGGCCCTTACCCTGCTGACGGTTCCGGCCTTCAGTGCCCCTTCTACGCCACGCCTGACCATCGACAATCCGAAGCAGGAACGCACCGTGACCGGCCGCGTACTGTCTGCCGACGATAACAATGCGCTGCCGGGCGTCACAGTCGCCGTAAAAGGTACCACGCGGGGCACCACCACCGACGCCAACGGTATCTACCGGATTGCCATTCCGAATGAGCAGGCTATTCTGGTGTTTTCGTCGGTTGGTTTCCGGGCCGAAGAGATCGCTGTCGGCAACAAATCGACCGTCGACATACGACTGAGTTCCGACGATAAATCACTGAACGAAGTCGTGGTCATCGGGTACGGTACGCAGAAAAAAAGCCAGACGACGGGGGCCATTTCGTCGGTATCGTCGAAGCAGATCACGGAGCTGCCCATCGCCAATATCGGGCAGGCTATTCAGGGGCGCGTTGCTGGCGTCGACGTGGCGCAGTCGGGTAGCCGGCCGGGGTCTACACCGACGATTCGGGTGCGGGGGCGCCGGTCGTTCAACGCCGGTAACAACCCGCTTTACGTTGTCGACGGGATTCCGCTGGCGGGCGACCGGAACGAACTGTTATCGGGTCGGCCCCTCATTCTGGGAACAACGATGGACTTTGTATCGTCGGGCTACGAAGACTTCAACCCCAACGACGTAGCCTCACTGGAGATTCTGAAGGATGCTACCGCTACGGCCATCTACGGTGCGCGGGGTGCCAACGGCGTCGTGCTGGTGACGACCAAACGCGGCAATACCAACAACAAAACCACGATCAGCTACGACAACTACGTGGGTGTAACCGACGCGCTGGACAAGATCAACCTGTTCAACGGGCCCGAGTTTACTGAATTTGTGCGGGAAGCTTACCGGACAACGGGGGCGTATACCAACGCGGCCGGGCAGGTCGTACCGACCGGTCAATCAGACCCGGTTGCCGACGCTAAAATCTCGGTGCTTGGTGGCGACCCTAACGTGGCCGCTGGCATTGCCGCCGGGCGCAGCTCTGATTACCAGTCGCTGATTCTGCGGCAGGGCTTCCAGCAAAATCATTCGCTGGGCGTGCAGGGCGGCAATGAAAAGACGCAGTTTTATATATCGGCGGGTTATTTCAAAGACAAAGGCATCATGCCTGGTCTGGATTATACCCGTTATTCGCTGCGGGCCAACGTCGACCATCAGATCAACCGCATTTTCCGGGTGGGTCTGTCGTCGTATCTGATGTACAGCCTGCAAAACGGCGCAACCCTCAATCCGTACACGTTTACGATTCAGCAGAATCCGCTGGGCCGCCCCTACGACGACAACGGCAACCTGATCTTCTCGCCCACCAACGATGCCCTGCTGACCAACCCGCTGGCCGAGGTTGTACCGGGTGCGCAGATTGATGAGCGGAAGAAGTACCGGATTTTCAACAGTGTCTACGCCGAAGCCACCATTCTCGAAGGCCTGAAATACCGGGTCAACTTCGGACCGGACTTCTCGCTCCGGCGCGACGGTCGCTTCATTGGTGCCCAGACAAACGCCCGCAAGGGGGGCGATCCGCAGGCGGCTTCTACCAGTCAGTTTGGGTTCAACTACACGCTCGAAAACATCCTGACCTACAACAAGACGTTCGGCAATCACAACCTGGGTATCACGGCCCTTCAATCGATTCAGCGCGACAATTTCGAGTACAACATCGTTCAGGTGCAGGGCGTACCGGCCGAATCCCAGTCGTTTTATAACGAAGGGGCTGCAAGCTCGGTACTTGGCGTAGGCAGCAACCTGATTCAGTGGACGATCAACTCGTATATGGGTCGGGTCAACTACGATTACAAAGACAAGTACCTGGTGACGGCCACGCTGCGCCGTGACGGATCGAGCCGGTTTGGCGAGAACACGAAGTACGGTAACTTCCCCGGTATCGCGCTGGGCTGGAACCTGAGCAGCGAAGAGTTTCTGAAATCGTCGACCTGGGTCGATCTGCTCAAACTGCGGGTTAGCCGGGGTTCGGTGGGTAACCAGGGAGTAGCCCCTTACCAGACGCAGGGCCTGCTGACCCGCTCGGTCTATGCCTGGGGTAACAACTCCGCCTACGGCTACCGCCCCAACACCATCGGCAACGCAGATCTGCGCTGGGAAACCTCGACATCAACAAACGTTGGCGTCGATTTCAGCTTCTGGCGCGGTCGGGTAGCCGGTTCGCTGGAGGTGTACCAGACCAACACCACCAACCTGCTGCTGTCGGATCAGCTGCCCACTTCCACCGGCTTCAACGCTGTAACACGGAACGTAGGCGAGACACGAAACCGGGGCGTCGAAATAACCGTCTCGACGGTGAACATTGACTCGAAAAGTGGCTTCAAATGGACCACCGACCTTCAGTTTACCAAGAATAACGAAGCTATTCTTTCGCTCTACAATGGAGCCGTCGACGACATCGGTAACCGGTGGTTTATTGGCAAGCCCCTGACCTCGTACTACGATTTCAAGAAGATAGGCATCTGGCAAACCAACGAAGCTGACGCGGCAAAAGCGTTCGGCAACTTCCTGCCGGGGCAGGTCAAGCTGGCCGACATCGACGGCAACGGTACATTCTCCGTCACCAACGATCGGACGTATATCGGCTCGGACATTCCTACCTTCAGTGCTGGTATTACCAACCGATTCAGCTACAAAGGCTTCGACCTGAATTTCTTCGTGTATGCCCGAATTGGCCAGACTATTCTGAGCGGTTTCCACCAGAACAACAACGCCCTGGCTGGCCGCTACGAGCAGATCAAGGTCGATTACTGGACACCCAACAACCCGACCAACGAGTTTCCGCGCCCCAACGCCAACCAGGAGTTTCCGCTCTACAACACGGCGCTTATTTACTTCGACGGTTCGTTCGTGAAGGTGCGGAACATCAACTTCGGCTACACGTTCCCATCCACCTTCGCCCAGAAGCTGCGGCTTCAGTCGTTGCGGCTGTTTACCAGTATTCAGCAGCCGTTTATCTTCTCGACCTATCGCTCGAAATACAACGGGGTTGACCCTGAATCGTCGAATGGTACGGTCGACAACGGTATCGTGCCGGCGACCCGCATCACCACCTTCGGCCTGAACGTGCGCTTCTGA
- a CDS encoding FecR family protein encodes MPQKPYSAYTAEEFALDDLFVRWVKHPHDEEVAMHWQLWLNHNPARRHTVESARQLILHSALAGSDGLANDEISSLWGRIRESLQGMEDVRPLQPKDRTMVGWWYFGRTVAATLGVVLLIGWALWIQYGPHQSQVVIRTGNEPERAVQLPDGSQVQLHANSQLRYDRQGFTDSWSDETPRAVWLDGEADFTVAHRPAPTTDQRFRVHTSNLTVEATGTVFHIRHCAKGTKVALTSGAVNLLVNRRKPIQLRPGQTIEVAAGLARPLP; translated from the coding sequence GTGCCCCAAAAGCCATATTCTGCCTATACAGCCGAGGAATTTGCCCTCGACGACCTGTTCGTTCGCTGGGTGAAACACCCGCACGACGAAGAGGTGGCTATGCATTGGCAATTGTGGCTGAATCATAACCCCGCCCGACGGCATACCGTTGAAAGCGCCAGACAGCTGATTTTACATTCGGCATTGGCAGGCTCCGACGGATTGGCCAACGACGAAATCAGTTCGCTGTGGGGTCGTATACGGGAGTCGTTACAGGGTATGGAGGATGTCCGGCCGCTGCAACCCAAGGATCGGACGATGGTTGGCTGGTGGTACTTCGGGCGAACGGTAGCGGCCACGCTGGGTGTGGTTCTGCTCATTGGCTGGGCGCTCTGGATTCAATACGGCCCCCACCAGTCGCAGGTGGTTATCCGCACGGGCAACGAACCAGAGCGTGCCGTGCAGCTACCCGATGGATCGCAGGTGCAGCTACACGCCAACAGTCAGCTGCGCTACGATCGGCAGGGCTTTACCGATAGCTGGTCCGACGAAACGCCCCGCGCGGTATGGCTCGACGGAGAAGCCGATTTCACCGTAGCACATCGCCCGGCCCCAACCACCGATCAACGGTTTCGGGTACACACGTCTAACCTGACTGTCGAAGCAACGGGCACCGTATTTCACATTCGCCACTGCGCTAAAGGCACCAAAGTAGCCCTCACGTCGGGAGCGGTCAACCTGCTCGTCAACCGGCGAAAGCCCATTCAACTACGGCCCGGCCAAACCATTGAAGTTGCCGCCGGACTCGCCCGCCCTTTACCCTGA